In a genomic window of Carettochelys insculpta isolate YL-2023 chromosome 19, ASM3395843v1, whole genome shotgun sequence:
- the LOC142023303 gene encoding LOW QUALITY PROTEIN: transient receptor potential cation channel subfamily V member 3-like (The sequence of the model RefSeq protein was modified relative to this genomic sequence to represent the inferred CDS: substituted 2 bases at 2 genomic stop codons), producing the protein MKESVREQDVSTKVFVLHRVMTILHVXQGHNFSSLCTNLIRVAPDLRSPWLSRNLIKDKKENIXLMAKRTNTPGPPPTNHYEKKPSESTPVKRSSQFYFEIEGFESNSSSRQTSPPVFSKPMDSNIRPCASANGEDMDSPQSLQDDITEYATNVDSYCTSTLQGDHPKNARKKLKKYMFRAVSEGNTEELQYLLVELKERSTSCRNMTVQDYLMKKLTDSDTGKTCLMKALLNINQNTNEIVKMLLSFAKENSFLESLINAKYTEEAYKGQTALNIAIERRQYDIAQTLIEKGADVNAHAQGAFFNPKRKHDGFYFGETPLALAACTNQPDIVQLLMDNRKTGITSQDSRGNNILHALVTVAEDFKTQNDFVIRMYDMILLKSKSRTLETMKNKDGLTPLQLAAKTGKLEILKYILSREVKDKPKRSLSRKFTDWAYGPVQSSLYDLTEIDTTADNSLLEIIVYNTNIGNRHEMLALEPLHSLLRMKWKKFARRMFFMSCCFYFIYNIMLTLVCYYRPWRDGSPPYPLALTHNLGWLQLLGQVLVMIGAIFLAIKESVAIFLLRPSDLQSLLSDAWFHFAFFIQAVLVIFSIFLHLFSHKEHLICLVLAMALGWANMLYFTRGFQSMGIYSVMIQKVILQDVIKFLVVYLVFLLGFGVALAALIETCPKASKCHSYSSLGTVLMELFKLTIGLGDLEIQQNSKYPVLFLLLLITYVLLTFVLLLNMLIALMGETVENISKDSEHIWKLQRARTILEYEKMLPKYLKKKFQLGELCKVAENDTRICLRINEVKWTEWKTHVSFINEDPGPTGYNRIQDTSRSNSKNTLNTFDEMYNLLETTV; encoded by the exons ATGTAAGTACCAAAGTCTTTGTGCTTCATAGGGTGATGACCATTCTTCATGTATAACAGGGTCACAACTTTTCTTCTCTCTGTACTAATCTTATCAGAGTGGCACCAGATCTCAGGAGTCCCTGGCTGTCCAG AAACCTGATTaaagataaaaaagaaaatatttgactCATGGCCAAAAGAACAAATACACCAGGTCCTCCCCCTACAAACCACTACGAGAAGAAGCCATCTGAAAGCACTCCTGTAAAGAGAAG TTCACAGTTTTACTTTGAAATTGAAGGCTTTGAAAGTAATTCATCTTCAAGACAGACATCTCCTCCTGTGTTTTCAAAACCCATGGATTCAAATATTCGCCCATG CGCATCTGCAAATGGGGAAGATATGGATTCCCCACAATCTCTTCAGGATGATATTACTGAATATGCCACAAACGTAGACAGTTATTG CACAAGCACGTTGCAAGGAGATCATCCTAAGAATGCCCGAAAAAAGCTGAAGAAGTATATGTTTAGGGCAGTATCTGAGGGAAATACAGAAGAATTACAATATCTGCTTGTGGAACTGAAAGAGAGGTCAACCTCATGTAGAAACATGACTGTGCAAG ATTATCTGATGAAAAAATTAACAGACTCAGATACTGGCAAAACCTGTCTGATGAAAGCCCTTTTGAACATCAACCAGAACACAAATGAAATAGTGAAAATGCTACTCTCCTTTGCCAAAGAAAATAGTTTTTTGGAAAGTCTTATCAATGCAAAGTACACAGAAGAAGCATACAAAG GCCAGACAGCTCTAAATATTGCTATTGAAAGAAGACAATATGATATTGCTCAGACCCTCATAGAAAAAGGAGCAGATGTCAATGCCCATGCTCAAGGAGCGTTCTTTAACCCCAAACGCAAGCATGATGGATTTTATTTTG GTGAAACACCACTGGCATTAGCTGCATGTACTAATCAACCAGATATAGTTCAACTGCTGATGGACAATAGGAAGACTGGCATTACCTCCCAGGATTCCCGAGGAAACAATATACTGCATGCGTTAGTCACTGTAGCAGAggattttaaaacacaaaatgaCTTTGTAATCAGAATGTATGACATGATTCTATTGAAAAGTAAGAGCAGAACTTTAGAGACAATGAAGAATAAAGATGGTTTAACTCCATTGCAACTAGCTGCaaaaactggaaaattagag ATTCTGAAATACATTCTCAGTAGAGAAGTAAAAGACAAGCCGAAAAGAAGCCTTTCCAGAAAATTCACAGATTGGGCTTATGGTCCTGTTCAGTCTTCCCTTTATGACCTGACAGAAATAGATACAACTGCGGACAACTCATTATTGGAGATTATTGTTTATAACACAAATATTGGT aaccgTCATGAAATGTTGGCTTTGGAGCCTCTGCATTCACTACTGCGAATGAAATGGAAAAAGTTTGCAAGACGCATGTTCTTTATGTCATGTTGTTTTTATTTCATATACAACATAATGTTAACATTGGTTTGCTACTACAGACCCTGGAGAGATGGG TCTCCACCCTACCCATTAGCTTTGACACATAACTTGGGATGGCTGCAATTGCTGGGACAAGTGCTCGTTATGATAGGGGCAATATTTTTAGCCATAAAAGAG AGTGTGGCCATCTTTCTGCTAAGACCCTCAGATCTTCAGTCACTTCTGTCAGATGCATGGTTCCATTTTGCATT TTTTATACAAGCAGTTCTTGTGATCTTCTCCATCTTCTTGCACTTATTTTCCCACAAAGAACACCTGATATGTCTTGTCTTGGCTATGGCactaggatgggcaaatatgctGTACTTTACCAGGGGTTTCCAGTCCATGGGTATTTATAGTGTCATGATCCAAAAG GTGATATTACAAGATGTGATAAAATTTCTAGTTGTATACCTTGTGTTTTTGCTGGGATTTGGCGTAG CTCTTGCTGCGTTGATTGAAACATGCCCCAAAGCCAGTAAATGTCATTCCTACAGCAGTTTGGGTACTGTTCTGATGGAGCTATTTAAACTCACCATAGGACTGGGAGATCTGGAGATCCAACAGAATTCAAAATATCCTGtcctgtttcttcttcttctcataACTTATGTATTGTTGACTTTTGTTCTGCTTCTGAACATGCTTATTGCACTAATGGGAGAAACAGTGGAAAATATTTCCAAAGACAGTGAACACATTTGGAAACTCCAG CGAGCCAGGACTATTCTGGAATATGAAAAAATGTTACCAAAATATCTGAAGAAAAAATTCCAACTAGGAGAACTGTGTAAAGTGGCTGAAAATGACACAAGAATATGTTTAAG GATTAATGAAGTCAAATGGACGGAATGGAAAACACAtgtttcatttattaatgaagatccAGGGCCAACAG GTTACAACAGAATTCAAGATACATCAAGAAGCAATAGCAAAAACACCCTCAATACATTTGATGAAATGTATAACTTGCTAGAAACCACTGTTTAG